A stretch of Synergistaceae bacterium DNA encodes these proteins:
- the trxA gene encoding thioredoxin, protein MAVKVITNDDDSALNAAKVALLDVWATWCGPCKMIAPVVEALSEEYADKAEFFKADAEENPGLAKKLRVMSIPNIVIMKEGKVTARHVGFQDAEELRAWFEANV, encoded by the coding sequence ATGGCCGTAAAAGTCATAACGAACGATGACGACTCCGCTCTCAATGCCGCCAAAGTAGCCCTGCTCGATGTGTGGGCAACATGGTGCGGGCCGTGCAAGATGATAGCTCCCGTAGTCGAGGCTCTGTCAGAAGAGTACGCAGACAAAGCAGAGTTCTTCAAGGCAGACGCTGAGGAGAATCCCGGACTGGCCAAGAAGCTCCGGGTAATGAGCATTCCCAACATCGTAATCATGAAGGAAGGCAAAGTTACAGCTAGGCACGTGGGATTTCAGGACGCTGAAGAGTTGCGCGCATGGTTTGAAGCGAACGTGTAG
- a CDS encoding glutathione peroxidase: protein MIGIISILALTLILNTEAYAMSKIYDYSVFTPKGEEVKLSTFAGKVLVIVNTATGCGFTPQYEQLEEMYRKYHDKGLEIIDIPCNQFGNQAPGSDEEIHAFCTLHFNTTYDQFKKADVNGPNELPLYTYLKSQKGFEGFGEHKLTAVLNEMLAKADPDFAKKPDIKWNFTKFVVDRSGNVVARFEPTADMADVEKCAASLL from the coding sequence ATGATAGGTATCATTTCCATACTAGCACTGACATTAATACTAAACACGGAGGCTTACGCAATGAGCAAAATTTATGATTATTCCGTATTCACGCCCAAGGGTGAAGAGGTAAAACTCTCAACATTCGCGGGCAAGGTTCTCGTCATCGTCAACACCGCGACAGGCTGCGGCTTCACACCCCAGTATGAGCAGCTCGAAGAAATGTACAGGAAGTACCACGACAAGGGACTCGAAATCATCGACATCCCCTGCAACCAGTTCGGCAATCAGGCTCCCGGCAGCGATGAGGAAATTCACGCCTTCTGCACGCTCCACTTCAACACGACATACGACCAGTTCAAGAAAGCTGACGTAAATGGCCCTAACGAGCTTCCCCTCTATACGTACCTGAAGAGCCAGAAAGGTTTTGAGGGGTTCGGCGAACACAAGCTCACGGCGGTGCTTAATGAGATGCTCGCAAAGGCTGATCCCGATTTCGCCAAGAAGCCCGACATAAAGTGGAACTTCACGAAATTTGTCGTTGACCGCTCCGGGAATGTAGTCGCCCGCTTTGAGCCTACAGCGGACATGGCCGACGTTGAGAAGTGCGCCGCATCTCTGCTCTAG
- the queA gene encoding tRNA preQ1(34) S-adenosylmethionine ribosyltransferase-isomerase QueA, which produces MTIPHERLYDLASYNYSLPPENIAQTPAVPRDSSRLLVWNVRDDTTESRHFRDITEYFRPGDLLVLNDTRVIPARLWAKRKTGGKCELLLLRNVTADFLEWDALVKPARKIHAGDTVMISGHEAYITDDLPEGIRRVKFDFPSRGEFMMFLETAGNVPLPPYIHGDNTMRESYQTVFARNDGSSAAPTASLHFTPELLAKIQAMGVRTAYVTLHVGLGTFRPVKSEDIRDHRIHTEHCEISPETAELIRECRKSGGRVIASGTTSARTLESFADGDGITSGVKDTGLYIYPGYKFHVVDALITNFHLPQSSLIMLVSAFAADKAEAYGHEEEILSRLIDIYETAAAEGWRFFSFGDAMLIV; this is translated from the coding sequence ATGACAATTCCGCATGAGAGACTCTACGATTTAGCGTCCTACAATTATTCCCTCCCTCCTGAGAACATAGCCCAGACTCCCGCAGTCCCCCGCGATTCTTCACGGCTTCTTGTGTGGAATGTGAGAGATGACACGACAGAATCCCGGCATTTCAGGGACATCACCGAATATTTTAGGCCGGGAGATTTGCTTGTGCTGAACGATACCAGAGTCATACCCGCAAGATTATGGGCAAAACGCAAAACGGGCGGTAAATGCGAGCTGTTATTACTGCGGAATGTTACGGCGGACTTTCTCGAATGGGACGCGCTCGTGAAGCCTGCCCGGAAGATTCACGCTGGTGATACTGTGATGATTTCCGGCCATGAAGCATATATCACGGACGATTTGCCGGAAGGAATACGCCGGGTGAAATTTGATTTTCCGTCCCGCGGTGAGTTTATGATGTTTCTTGAGACTGCTGGGAATGTTCCCCTTCCCCCCTATATTCACGGAGACAACACAATGCGCGAATCGTATCAGACAGTTTTCGCCCGCAATGACGGATCATCAGCCGCCCCTACAGCAAGCCTTCACTTTACGCCCGAACTACTCGCAAAGATTCAGGCGATGGGAGTCCGTACAGCGTATGTGACTCTTCACGTAGGACTAGGGACATTCCGCCCGGTAAAATCTGAGGACATACGGGATCACCGCATTCACACGGAACACTGCGAAATTTCCCCGGAGACAGCAGAATTAATCCGGGAATGCAGGAAATCCGGCGGGCGTGTCATTGCGTCCGGGACGACTTCAGCGCGGACTCTTGAGTCTTTTGCTGACGGGGACGGAATCACATCGGGCGTGAAAGATACAGGACTCTATATTTATCCGGGCTATAAGTTTCATGTTGTTGACGCATTAATCACAAACTTCCATTTGCCGCAAAGCTCGCTGATTATGCTTGTGTCGGCGTTTGCGGCGGACAAGGCAGAAGCATACGGCCATGAGGAAGAAATTTTGTCCCGCCTGATTGATATTTACGAGACAGCCGCGGCGGAGGGCTGGCGGTTTTTCTCATTTGGGGACGCTATGCTCATAGTGTAG